The genomic stretch ACATGATTTATATAATAATTCTAACAATTTGGAGGAGCACCAAGTGAATAAGGAAGTTATTTGCGATAAACAAAGAATAGCTCTCATAATTTTATTTATAATAGGTCCACCCACAGTATCCTTATCAGGGGTTGAAGCCAAACAAGACATATGGCTAGCAGTTATCTTTTCTATGATTATGGGTCTGCCTATGATGTTTATTTATTGTAGACTTCATAATACTTTTCCAAATAAAGATTTATTTGATATTATAGAAATTTGTTTTGGTAAATTTATTGGAAAAGTGATCATAATATTTTTTACTATCCACTTTATTATAACTGTAACTACTATTTTAAGAAATTATGGAGAATTTATAACTACGGTTAGCTTTATGAAAACTCCACTAATTATACCTATGATATGTTTTGGTTCTTTGTGTGCTTATGTAATAATTGGTGGAATTGAGGCTTTAGAAAGATGGGGAAGCATTTTTATACAAATAGTTGTTTTTTTTACGTTTATTCTGATATTATTACTAATTCCTAATATGAATATAAATAATATTCGCCCTGTGTTATCTAATGGTATAAAGCCAGTTTTACAAGGGGCTTCTAAACTATATTCATTTCCCTTTTCTCA from Anaeromicrobium sediminis encodes the following:
- a CDS encoding GerAB/ArcD/ProY family transporter, which produces MNKEVICDKQRIALIILFIIGPPTVSLSGVEAKQDIWLAVIFSMIMGLPMMFIYCRLHNTFPNKDLFDIIEICFGKFIGKVIIIFFTIHFIITVTTILRNYGEFITTVSFMKTPLIIPMICFGSLCAYVIIGGIEALERWGSIFIQIVVFFTFILILLLIPNMNINNIRPVLSNGIKPVLQGASKLYSFPFSQLVVFSTIFSSFKRKISPYRIYFLGLLIGGIIIFVTFFSVLLTVGIEDISGLYYPTYTAVSRIDITGLERTEILSGILFSLGGFVKMSIHLLAICIGIAKIFRITDYRLIVIPITLMTINLSYLLWDSTMDFYEFDGEIMIYFAFPFRTILPILTFIIVEIKKKQNGSVQA